Within the Fundidesulfovibrio soli genome, the region ATGTAGACCAGGCGCTTCCCGCCCCGCGTCATCACGGCCTCGTTGGGCACTCCCAGAACGCCGGGGGCCTCCTCCACCTTGACGAGGCACTGCACGTTCATGTCCGGGCGCAGCTCCATCGACGACAGGGGGGCCAGCGGAACGATGGCCGGATAATAGAGCACCTTGGCGATGGCCTCCGGCGCGGGGGAGACGCGCTCCACCCTTGCTTCGAAAACCTGCTCCTTGCGCGCGGGCCTGAAGAAGCGCACGGGCGTGCCCTTGCGGACCCCAGCGGCTTCGGCCTCGTTGATGTAGACCCAGAGCTCCAGGTAGCGCGGGTCGATGATGGTGACGATGTTCACCGTCTCCAGCTCCGCCACCACCTGCTCCCCCTCCTGGGTGTGCACCTGGCCCACGATGCCGTCTATGGGGCTCTCGATGCGGGTCATGGAGAGGTACACATCGCACAACTCCACCGCCGCCCTGGCGGCCTCCAGCTGGCGGCGGGTCCGAGCCAATTCGCCGTCCCGCTCCCTCGCGATGCGCTCCAGCACGGCCTGCCCGGCCCGCACGCCCTGCGCGGCCACGGTCTCGTCGCGCCGCGAGGCGTCCATCGCGTCTTGTGATATGTGTCCCTGATTGCGCAGCGCATCGCGCCGCTCCCTGCCGCGCGCGGCGTAATCCAGCCTGCCGCGCCCCGCGGCGATGGCGGCCCGGGCCTCCTCCAGCCGTCCGGCAAAGAGGGCCTCGGTGCGCTCGAATTCGCTGGCCGCCGTGTCCAGGCGGGCTTGGGCCTGGGCGCGCTGGGCCTTGAGCTCGCGATCGTCGAGCTGCGCCAGCAGTTGGCCCTTGCGTACGATGTCCCCGGTGCGCACCGTGAGTT harbors:
- a CDS encoding efflux RND transporter periplasmic adaptor subunit — encoded protein: MRFTSQAAKRLLPPNPLLALVLALALLAGACDGPGGSSPAVLEWGEAAVGDVLRVVEAPGVIKARPEGLVRVGSRLKGQVMQLTVRTGDIVRKGQLLAQLDDRELKAQRAQAQARLDTAASEFERTEALFAGRLEEARAAIAAGRGRLDYAARGRERRDALRNQGHISQDAMDASRRDETVAAQGVRAGQAVLERIARERDGELARTRRQLEAARAAVELCDVYLSMTRIESPIDGIVGQVHTQEGEQVVAELETVNIVTIIDPRYLELWVYINEAEAAGVRKGTPVRFFRPARKEQVFEARVERVSPAPEAIAKVLYYPAIVPLAPLSSMELRPDMNVQCLVKVEEAPGVLGVPNEAVMTRGGKRLVYMQDGRGGVRPVEPVFGLKGNQRTQVLSGLEQGQRVALKLAP